In the Gemmatimonas sp. genome, one interval contains:
- a CDS encoding TolC family protein: MNRRSRVGQTVAGAVLLGAVMMAAPLGAQGLSGDDGARPVTLHEAVELAAKNSPAAVSARGLDRNAAAARRQAIGSYVPNVNLTAGTGRTQGTTINNFNGQLTSLSGNPWSYNNGLALNVEVFDGGRRWSEIKRIRATADVADVSAVSARFDASLQVKQQFYAALAARESAAAAKAQLEQAEQQLKASTARLAAGVATKSDSLRSAILVGNARLAVLTAENDLRVATASLTRVAGSTTPITASPDDTLDTPIALPTDEELAMLANDGPAVRLAISNVAVARAAKRSQKSTYLPTLTMSYNYAFSQNAGGFAGRNLLLVGGNNASRQTMNFNIAYQLFNGFSRESQTVQADVTLMNAEAQLRDVQLAARQNLTSFVRSLQNAQARVQVQLAAIAASEEDLRVQQQRYALGASTLLDLLTSQTQLNQARQALIQARLDGRIARAQLASLVGREL; this comes from the coding sequence GTGAATCGCAGGAGTCGTGTTGGACAGACCGTCGCCGGTGCAGTGCTCCTCGGGGCGGTCATGATGGCCGCCCCGCTTGGCGCTCAGGGGTTGTCGGGCGACGATGGCGCGCGTCCGGTCACCTTGCATGAAGCAGTCGAGCTCGCGGCGAAGAACTCGCCGGCGGCAGTGTCGGCGCGTGGTCTCGACCGCAATGCGGCGGCGGCGCGACGTCAGGCGATCGGCTCGTATGTACCGAACGTGAATCTCACCGCGGGCACGGGGCGCACGCAGGGCACGACGATCAACAACTTCAACGGTCAGCTCACGTCGTTGTCGGGCAATCCGTGGAGCTACAACAACGGCCTCGCCCTCAACGTCGAGGTATTCGATGGCGGACGCCGGTGGTCGGAGATCAAGCGCATCCGCGCGACGGCCGACGTGGCCGACGTGTCGGCGGTGTCAGCGCGATTCGACGCATCGCTGCAAGTGAAGCAGCAGTTCTATGCCGCGCTCGCCGCCCGCGAATCCGCCGCCGCCGCGAAGGCCCAGCTGGAGCAGGCCGAACAACAGCTCAAGGCATCCACGGCGCGACTCGCCGCCGGTGTTGCAACGAAGTCGGATTCGCTTCGCTCGGCGATTCTGGTAGGCAATGCGCGGCTTGCCGTGCTGACGGCCGAGAACGATCTGCGCGTCGCCACCGCCTCGCTCACGCGGGTGGCCGGGTCCACCACGCCGATCACGGCGTCGCCCGATGACACGCTCGATACGCCGATTGCGCTGCCCACCGACGAAGAGCTGGCGATGCTGGCCAATGACGGTCCCGCCGTGCGTCTGGCCATCTCCAACGTGGCCGTCGCCCGCGCCGCCAAGCGGTCGCAGAAGTCGACGTATCTGCCCACGCTCACGATGTCGTACAACTACGCCTTCAGTCAGAATGCCGGCGGCTTCGCGGGCCGGAACCTGTTGCTGGTCGGCGGTAACAACGCCAGCCGTCAGACGATGAACTTCAACATCGCCTATCAGCTCTTCAACGGCTTCTCGCGCGAGTCGCAGACGGTGCAGGCCGATGTTACGCTCATGAATGCCGAAGCGCAGCTGCGCGACGTGCAGCTGGCGGCCCGCCAGAATCTGACGTCGTTCGTACGCTCGCTGCAGAATGCGCAGGCGCGCGTGCAGGTGCAACTGGCAGCGATCGCGGCCTCAGAAGAAGATCTGCGCGTGCAGCAGCAGCGCTATGCGCTCGGCGCGTCCACCTTGCTCGACCTGCTCACGTCGCAGACGCAGCTCAATCAGGCGCGCCAGGCGTTGATCCAGGCCCGCTTGGATGGTCGCATCGCCCGTGCGCAACTGGCATCACTCGTGGGGCGTGAACTCTGA
- a CDS encoding HD domain-containing protein yields the protein MLLPSRSAALALVHEWTASESLRKHMLSVECAMRAYATRLGEDVELWGITGLVHDFDYERYPNASLAADVEHPAEGVRVLRAAGWPEELCEAVLGHAEYTGVPRVSVLAKALFAVDELTGLITASALVKPSRAVADVDVAGVRKKMKDKAFARGVNRDDIIQGAAALDVPLDEHIGIVLQAMQADALPLGLAGLAPPPSTPPAGDA from the coding sequence ATGCTCCTTCCCTCCCGCTCTGCCGCGCTGGCGCTGGTCCATGAATGGACCGCTTCCGAATCTCTCCGCAAGCACATGCTGTCGGTGGAGTGCGCGATGCGAGCCTATGCCACCCGGCTGGGGGAAGACGTCGAACTGTGGGGGATCACCGGGCTGGTTCACGACTTCGATTACGAGCGATATCCCAACGCGTCGCTCGCGGCCGATGTCGAACATCCGGCAGAGGGCGTGCGGGTGCTTCGGGCGGCGGGCTGGCCGGAGGAGCTGTGCGAGGCGGTGTTGGGGCATGCGGAGTACACCGGGGTTCCCCGGGTCTCGGTGCTGGCCAAGGCCTTGTTCGCCGTGGACGAGCTCACGGGGCTGATTACCGCGAGCGCGCTGGTGAAGCCCTCCCGAGCCGTGGCAGACGTGGACGTGGCCGGGGTGCGCAAGAAGATGAAGGACAAGGCTTTTGCCCGGGGCGTGAACCGGGACGACATCATTCAGGGGGCCGCCGCCCTCGATGTCCCCCTCGACGAGCATATCGGTATCGTGCTGCAGGCCATGCAGGCCGACGCGTTGCCACTGGGGCTTGCGGGATTGGCGCCCCCGCCCTCAACGCCCCCCGCTGGCGATGCGTAA
- a CDS encoding potassium transporter Kup, which yields MRHPTGSSVTPSAATNAVDAPFGAEIRSNTGMFPVQSPLRKEGHHENPKGKRLAILTLTALGVVYGDIGTSPLYALKECFSPTHGIQATRENVFGILSLIVWALTLVVTVKYVNFILRADNRGEGGTFALLALIFPRRSPDTPDARGRWIVALALFGTALLYGDGIITPAMSVLGAMEGLEIAIPSMESYIVPISVVILAALFAVQRFGTDRVGKAFGPVMLLWFATISLLGIFEVAKDPSILWAVNPIHAVRFMQEHGTLGFLVLGSVVLVVTGGEALYADMGHFGRKPIQAAWLWLVFPSLLLNYFGQGALLLRNPAAAENPFFLLAPKALLIPLLIISTLAAIVASQALISGAFSITRQGIQLGFIPRLEILHTSTTEEGQIYIPEVNYFIAVGCLLVVLVFQNTSNLGAAYGIAVTGTMFITTILFDVVARLRFRWQSWQATSLTTAFLIVDLAFLSANLVKVKHGGWVPLVLGLVLFLLMLTWKRGRALLNARLAEGALPIGLFLDGVEKSSVHRVPGTAVFMTGSDDGVPPVLLHHLKHNKVLHERVLLVSVKTADVPETSAAERVRVMPLGHGFWRVVASYGFMQTPNVPSVLEVVDQMGIRCKPMETSYFLGRERLIPVPGRPGDTITLSRWRKVVFAIMARNARSATEFFCIPPNRVVELGTQIEF from the coding sequence ATGCGGCATCCGACGGGCTCGTCCGTTACCCCATCGGCGGCGACAAACGCCGTCGATGCACCGTTTGGCGCCGAGATTCGCTCGAACACCGGCATGTTTCCCGTCCAGTCGCCGTTGCGAAAGGAAGGGCATCATGAGAATCCAAAAGGCAAGCGACTCGCGATCCTGACCCTCACCGCGCTTGGCGTGGTGTATGGCGACATCGGGACGAGCCCGCTGTATGCGCTCAAAGAATGCTTCAGTCCGACGCACGGCATCCAGGCGACCCGAGAGAACGTGTTCGGTATTCTGTCGCTGATCGTGTGGGCGCTGACGCTCGTCGTTACGGTGAAGTACGTGAACTTCATTCTCCGCGCGGACAATCGCGGCGAAGGGGGCACGTTCGCGTTGCTGGCGCTGATCTTTCCACGACGCTCGCCAGACACACCAGACGCGCGCGGACGGTGGATCGTGGCGCTGGCCTTGTTCGGCACGGCCCTCCTCTACGGCGACGGCATCATCACCCCGGCCATGAGCGTGCTCGGTGCCATGGAAGGCCTGGAGATCGCGATACCGTCGATGGAGTCGTACATCGTGCCGATCTCGGTGGTGATCCTCGCCGCGCTCTTTGCGGTGCAGCGGTTTGGAACGGACCGTGTCGGAAAGGCCTTCGGTCCAGTCATGCTGCTGTGGTTCGCCACGATCTCGCTGCTTGGCATTTTCGAAGTGGCGAAGGATCCAAGCATCCTGTGGGCGGTGAACCCGATTCACGCCGTGCGTTTCATGCAGGAGCACGGCACCCTCGGATTTCTGGTGCTCGGCTCCGTAGTGCTGGTCGTGACCGGCGGCGAAGCGCTGTACGCCGACATGGGGCATTTCGGTCGCAAGCCGATTCAGGCGGCGTGGCTCTGGCTCGTGTTCCCCTCACTGTTGCTCAACTATTTCGGGCAGGGCGCGCTGCTGCTCCGCAATCCGGCCGCGGCAGAGAATCCCTTCTTCCTGCTCGCCCCGAAGGCGCTGCTCATTCCGCTGCTGATCATCTCGACACTCGCCGCGATTGTCGCCTCGCAGGCGCTGATCTCCGGGGCGTTCTCGATCACGCGACAGGGTATCCAGCTGGGTTTCATTCCGCGGCTCGAGATTCTCCATACGAGTACGACGGAAGAAGGCCAGATCTACATTCCGGAAGTCAATTACTTCATCGCCGTCGGCTGCCTGCTGGTGGTGCTCGTGTTCCAGAACACCTCGAACCTCGGTGCGGCATACGGCATCGCCGTGACCGGTACGATGTTCATCACGACGATTCTGTTCGATGTCGTGGCACGACTTCGGTTTCGATGGCAGTCCTGGCAGGCGACATCGCTCACGACAGCGTTCCTTATCGTGGACCTGGCCTTCCTGAGCGCGAATCTGGTAAAGGTCAAGCACGGCGGCTGGGTTCCACTCGTGCTTGGACTCGTGCTGTTCCTTCTTATGCTCACGTGGAAGCGTGGTCGGGCCCTGCTAAACGCGCGCCTGGCCGAGGGAGCGCTACCGATCGGTCTCTTCCTCGATGGCGTTGAGAAGTCGAGCGTGCACCGCGTGCCGGGAACGGCGGTGTTCATGACCGGTAGCGACGACGGCGTACCGCCCGTGCTTCTGCACCACTTGAAGCACAACAAGGTGCTGCACGAGCGCGTGTTGCTGGTCTCGGTGAAGACAGCTGATGTGCCAGAGACGAGTGCGGCCGAACGCGTGCGGGTGATGCCACTGGGCCACGGTTTCTGGCGCGTGGTCGCGTCGTACGGCTTCATGCAGACGCCGAATGTGCCCAGCGTGCTGGAGGTCGTTGACCAGATGGGCATTCGCTGCAAGCCGATGGAGACGAGCTATTTCCTCGGTCGCGAGCGACTCATCCCGGTGCCGGGCAGACCGGGTGATACCATCACGCTGTCCCGCTGGCGCAAGGTCGTCTTCGCCATCATGGCGAGAAACGCGCGCTCGGCAACGGAGTTCTTCTGCATTCCGCCCAACCGGGTCGTGGAGTTGGGTACGCAGATCGAATTCTGA
- a CDS encoding sigma-70 family RNA polymerase sigma factor, with protein sequence MGTDRPVSAEALAERELVLSAQAGDHTAFAGLVHRHQRRAYAVARAIVLSHDDAEDAVQEGFLHAFRALERFRPEQAFGAWLHRIVANAALDIARRRKVRDADELPETLSSPHRDPAESDELRARLARALATLGERQRAVIVLHDVEGYKHAEIGSILGIPEGTARSDLHHARAHLRRQLSNLRSEK encoded by the coding sequence ATGGGGACTGACCGACCGGTGTCGGCCGAGGCGCTCGCGGAGCGGGAGTTGGTGCTCTCGGCGCAGGCAGGGGATCACACGGCATTCGCCGGTCTGGTGCATCGTCACCAGCGCCGTGCGTATGCTGTTGCCCGTGCCATCGTGTTGTCGCACGACGATGCTGAGGATGCGGTGCAGGAAGGCTTTCTGCATGCGTTTCGCGCCCTCGAACGGTTTCGCCCGGAGCAGGCTTTCGGCGCGTGGCTGCATCGCATCGTGGCCAATGCGGCGTTGGACATCGCCCGTCGGCGCAAAGTACGCGACGCGGACGAGTTGCCGGAGACGTTGTCGTCTCCACATCGGGATCCAGCAGAATCAGATGAGTTACGTGCGCGCCTGGCGCGCGCACTGGCTACGCTCGGCGAACGGCAGCGCGCAGTGATCGTGTTGCACGACGTCGAGGGATATAAGCACGCGGAGATCGGCTCCATCCTCGGAATTCCCGAGGGAACGGCGCGATCGGACTTGCACCATGCTCGGGCGCACCTGCGGCGACAGCTGAGCAATCTTCGGAGTGAGAAATGA